In Rhinopithecus roxellana isolate Shanxi Qingling chromosome 4, ASM756505v1, whole genome shotgun sequence, a single genomic region encodes these proteins:
- the NOL7 gene encoding nucleolar protein 7 has protein sequence MVQLRPRASRAPASAEAMVDEGQPASEEEEAEHGLLLGQPSSGAAAEPLEEDEEGDDEFDDEAPEELTFASAQAEAREEERRVRETVRRDKTLLKEKRKRREELFIEQKKRKLLPDTILEKLTTASQTNVKKSPGKVKEVNLQKKNEDCEKGNDSKKVKVQKVQSVSQNKSYLAVRLKDQDLRDSRQQAAQAFIHNSLYGPGTNRTTVNKFLSLANKRLPVKKAAVQFLNNAWGIQKKQNAKRFKRRWMVRKMKTKK, from the exons ATGGTGCAGCTGCGACCCCGCGCGTCTCGCGCCCCGGCGTCGGCGGAGGCGATGGTGGACGAGGGCCAGCCAGCctcggaggaggaggaggcggagcaCGGGCTGTTGCTCGGTCAGCCCAGCAGCGGCGCGGCCGCCGAGCCGCTGGAGGAAGACGAGGAAGGGGACGATGAGTTTGACGACGAGGCCCCGGAGGAGCTGACTTTCGCCAGCGCCCAGGCGGAAGCGAGAGAAGAGGAGCGGCGAGTGCGGGAAACCGTGCGCAG GGATAAAACGCTcctgaaggagaagaggaagcgACGCGAGGAGCTGTTCATCGAACAGAAG aaaagaaaactccttCCAGACACTATTTTAGAGAAGTTAACCACAGCTTCACAGACTAA tgTCAAGAAATCGCCAGGAAAGGTCAAAGAAG ttaatttgcaaaagaaaaatgaagactgtgaaaaaggaaatgactccAAGAAAGTTAAAGTACAAAAAGTACAGTCTGTCAG CCAGAATAAAAGCTACTTGGCTGTAAGGCTAAAAGACCAAGATCTGAGAGATTCAAGGCAACAAGCAGCACAAGCCTTCATACATAATTCATTATACGGGCCAGGAACCAACAGGACTACTG TAAATAAGTTCCTGTCTCTTGCCAACAAGAGGTTACCAGTGAAAAAGGCTGCTGTCCAGTTTTTGAATAATGCTTGGG GAatccagaaaaaacaaaatgccaaGAGGTTTAAAAGACGGTGGATGGTCAGAAAGATGAAAACTAAGAAGTAA